One part of the Anaerofustis stercorihominis DSM 17244 genome encodes these proteins:
- a CDS encoding PHP domain-containing protein, with translation MSDYNFKPNYLCDMHCHTTRSDGLCTPKELIDLAAGEGMNVLTISDHDMIPPNTVEVDGKEVDSVEYAKSIGVNLLKACEFSCDTDVDDVHMVAYGCDFENEKIKAVMEDIADSKIESYKEFLNRLNSLGYDITLEEVLNYGGQKRSEKEMQKKLIFNLMADKGYTRTWSDAKKMSKKDKRLNVRRRKPNPADIIKIVHEAGGIIVLAHPYLIADEVSLKGETVSRSEYIDNLIENGLDGIEASYTYDKTSYNGNMKKEDIIREVKEKYSDRVKIISGGSDFHGDHKKDPDNPRFIGECGIDYDYFINNELLKKLI, from the coding sequence ATGAGTGATTATAATTTCAAACCGAATTATTTATGTGATATGCACTGTCATACAACTCGTTCCGACGGACTTTGCACTCCCAAAGAACTTATAGACCTTGCAGCAGGGGAAGGAATGAACGTACTTACCATTTCCGACCATGATATGATACCTCCGAATACTGTTGAGGTTGACGGTAAAGAAGTCGACAGTGTGGAATATGCAAAATCAATAGGTGTCAATCTTCTTAAAGCCTGTGAATTTTCATGTGATACCGATGTCGATGATGTACATATGGTAGCTTACGGATGTGACTTTGAAAATGAAAAAATCAAAGCTGTCATGGAAGATATCGCAGACAGCAAGATAGAAAGCTATAAAGAGTTTTTAAACAGACTTAATTCTCTCGGATACGATATCACTCTTGAAGAAGTACTTAATTACGGCGGACAGAAGAGAAGCGAAAAGGAAATGCAGAAGAAGCTCATATTCAACCTTATGGCTGATAAAGGGTATACGAGGACTTGGTCGGACGCAAAGAAAATGTCAAAAAAAGATAAAAGGCTCAATGTGAGAAGACGAAAACCGAACCCCGCAGATATTATAAAAATAGTACACGAAGCGGGAGGTATAATCGTTCTTGCTCATCCATATTTGATAGCGGACGAAGTAAGCTTAAAAGGAGAAACTGTTTCAAGAAGCGAATACATAGATAATCTTATCGAAAACGGACTCGACGGTATAGAAGCAAGTTATACTTACGATAAAACAAGTTATAACGGAAACATGAAAAAAGAAGATATAATAAGAGAAGTAAAAGAAAAGTACAGTGACAGAGTAAAGATAATTTCGGGAGGTTCCGATTTTCACGGGGATCATAAGAAAGACCCCGATAATCCAAGATTTATCGGAGAATGCGGGATAGACTACGATTACTTTATAAATAATGAGCTGTTAAAAAAACTTATTTAA
- the deoC gene encoding deoxyribose-phosphate aldolase, whose translation MSVDFTKMTKKDVGKLFDYASLAKDLTEEQVRNGCKEAIKYNCKAFCYSSSYWTPVVKEELEGTDLLIGAGIGFPLGQQTSAVKAFEAEEAVKMGATVLDNCMNVGNMKEKKYDAIKAEFKDYVSAAGGVLTKMIIECCMLTDEEIKIACELCVEAGIDYVKSSTGHYAGPTMEQTVLMRDCLKGTKTKLKVSGVKAPKPQNAYAYLMAGAELIGTQDAPMIIDSLDLMREVGIVPKYQG comes from the coding sequence ATGTCTGTAGATTTCACTAAAATGACAAAAAAAGATGTAGGAAAGCTTTTTGATTACGCAAGTCTTGCAAAGGACTTGACTGAAGAACAAGTAAGAAATGGATGTAAGGAAGCTATAAAATATAATTGCAAAGCTTTTTGTTATTCCTCTTCATACTGGACACCTGTAGTTAAAGAAGAGCTTGAAGGTACGGATCTTCTTATCGGTGCTGGGATAGGGTTCCCTCTCGGTCAGCAGACGAGTGCGGTAAAGGCTTTCGAAGCAGAGGAAGCCGTTAAAATGGGGGCTACGGTATTGGATAACTGTATGAACGTAGGGAATATGAAAGAAAAGAAATACGACGCCATAAAAGCGGAATTTAAAGACTATGTAAGTGCTGCGGGCGGAGTCCTTACCAAGATGATAATCGAGTGCTGTATGCTTACGGATGAAGAAATAAAAATCGCATGTGAACTATGTGTCGAAGCGGGGATTGATTATGTAAAATCGTCTACGGGACATTATGCGGGACCTACGATGGAACAGACAGTTTTAATGAGGGACTGCTTAAAAGGAACAAAAACGAAACTTAAGGTATCGGGAGTAAAGGCTCCGAAACCTCAAAATGCTTATGCATACTTAATGGCAGGTGCGGAACTCATAGGAACACAGGACGCACCTATGATAATAGATTCTCTGGATTTAATGAGAGAAGTCGGGATAGTTCCCAAGTATCAAGGATAA